One stretch of Actinomycetota bacterium DNA includes these proteins:
- a CDS encoding MFS transporter — protein MKREIIFFSILNLIIGLTGIVIRPLIPIVSKDINIGLDMIGIVLSAISFGFFISVILTGYLSDRYGTKLTIALGLLISIISSLGFGLTYTFFILLISGLLMGIGRGTLMAGINAHVVNIYPEKRGANLLKLSSFFCLGTAIGTFIVSIILFLKLNWRFSFIIFFFIYIFITLYFLRKKATEHKISLQEEKNTNSLQDEQIKDFNKEDIKNIENHGITSIKNQLEKIHLKEYLNLFKNPIIIFSGILLIFFGGTVVAFSTWYTTYFSSFGIKVAISSLGLSLYWLSLMAGVKLKQIAMNFLEEYQIILLGCLLNAIFMIIITFSGNIVIKVIASIMIGLFLGGFTPLTTSLAISQKPELSGFISGYILGMLSLGNMIFQPFIGYFSERFGEGSGIYIQLTGSLLLFITTVILAIFYKRKKLSGEIA, from the coding sequence ATGAAAAGAGAAATAATATTTTTTTCAATTTTAAATTTAATTATTGGTTTAACTGGGATAGTAATAAGACCTCTAATCCCAATAGTATCTAAGGATATAAATATTGGATTAGATATGATTGGGATAGTATTATCTGCTATTTCATTTGGATTTTTTATTTCCGTGATTTTAACTGGTTATCTGTCAGATCGATATGGTACTAAACTTACTATAGCTTTAGGTCTTTTAATATCAATTATTAGTTCCCTGGGATTTGGTTTGACCTATACATTTTTTATTTTACTAATTAGTGGATTACTTATGGGAATTGGGAGAGGTACACTAATGGCTGGAATAAATGCACATGTAGTTAATATTTATCCTGAAAAAAGAGGGGCTAATCTTTTAAAATTAAGTTCTTTTTTCTGTTTAGGGACAGCAATTGGAACTTTTATTGTTTCTATAATTCTATTTTTGAAATTGAATTGGAGATTTTCATTTATCATATTCTTTTTTATTTATATTTTTATTACATTGTATTTTTTAAGAAAAAAAGCTACGGAGCACAAGATAAGTTTACAAGAGGAAAAAAATACAAATTCTTTGCAAGATGAGCAAATTAAAGATTTTAATAAAGAGGATATAAAAAATATAGAAAATCATGGCATAACGAGTATAAAAAATCAATTAGAAAAAATTCACTTAAAAGAATATTTAAATCTTTTTAAGAATCCGATTATAATTTTTTCAGGAATACTTTTAATATTTTTTGGTGGAACAGTAGTTGCTTTTTCTACCTGGTATACAACATATTTTTCATCATTTGGAATTAAGGTAGCAATTAGTTCTTTAGGTCTTTCATTATATTGGTTATCATTAATGGCTGGCGTTAAGCTTAAGCAAATTGCAATGAATTTTCTTGAAGAATATCAAATTATTCTTTTAGGATGCTTATTAAATGCAATTTTTATGATAATTATTACATTTTCAGGAAATATTGTTATTAAGGTTATTGCCTCTATAATGATAGGTCTTTTCTTGGGAGGCTTTACTCCCCTAACAACCTCTTTAGCAATAAGTCAAAAACCTGAACTATCAGGATTTATTTCAGGTTATATTTTGGGGATGTTATCATTGGGTAATATGATTTTTCAGCCCTTCATAGGATATTTTTCTGAGAGATTTGGAGAAGGATCCGGGATATATATTCAATTAACAGGTTCACTTTTGCTTTTTATAACAACGGTTATTCTAGCAATTTTTTATAAACGTAAAAAATTAAGTGGTGAAATAGCATAA